From Nonlabens sp. Ci31, the proteins below share one genomic window:
- the asnS gene encoding asparagine--tRNA ligase encodes MKRIAAILKSEPSMAEITVKGWVRSFRNDRFIAVNDGSTIHNLQAVIEPENHERDLLDKITVAAAVAVTGTLVESEGSGQRVELQVTKIEILATADPEEVKKTILSPKKHKLETLREQAHLRVRTNTFGAVMRVRAALSFAVHKYFQEQGFYQAHTPIITGSDAEGAGEMFRISTLDPKSPPLDEGGNIDYKQDFFEKESNLTVSGQLEAETYAMGLGQVYTFGPTFRAENSNTSRHLAEFWMIEPEVAFNDLDANMDLAEDFIKYVVEYALDNCSDDIEFLENRLTEEDKSKPMVERSPMPLREKLAFIGKNNFKRVSYTEAIDILRNSKPNKKKKFKYIIEEWGTDLQSEHERYLVEKHFECPVILFDYPAKIKAFYMRLNDADSEGRETVRAMDILFPGIGEIVGGSQREERYDVLKGKMDAMGIPLEELGWYLEMRKFGSVVHSGFGLGFERLVMFVTGMGNVRDVIPYPRTPGNASF; translated from the coding sequence ATGAAAAGAATAGCAGCAATACTCAAGTCTGAGCCTAGTATGGCAGAGATTACCGTAAAAGGCTGGGTACGTAGTTTTAGAAACGATAGATTTATAGCGGTCAACGATGGTTCTACCATTCATAATTTACAAGCCGTTATAGAGCCAGAAAATCACGAACGCGACCTTTTAGATAAAATTACAGTGGCAGCAGCAGTTGCTGTAACTGGAACACTGGTAGAAAGTGAAGGTTCTGGACAACGTGTAGAGCTACAGGTAACTAAAATAGAAATTCTCGCTACTGCAGACCCTGAAGAGGTGAAGAAAACCATACTTTCTCCTAAAAAACACAAACTGGAAACCTTAAGAGAACAAGCGCATTTAAGAGTGCGTACCAATACTTTTGGTGCAGTAATGCGCGTAAGAGCAGCGTTATCCTTTGCAGTTCACAAGTATTTTCAAGAACAAGGCTTTTATCAAGCACACACACCTATCATCACAGGAAGTGATGCAGAAGGTGCTGGAGAAATGTTTAGAATATCCACTTTAGATCCTAAGAGTCCGCCGTTGGATGAGGGGGGAAACATCGATTACAAGCAAGATTTTTTTGAAAAGGAATCTAATTTAACGGTCTCTGGTCAGTTGGAAGCCGAAACTTATGCAATGGGATTGGGTCAAGTGTATACCTTCGGACCAACCTTTAGAGCAGAAAACTCCAATACCTCTCGTCACCTAGCCGAGTTCTGGATGATAGAGCCTGAGGTAGCATTTAATGATCTGGATGCCAACATGGACCTGGCCGAAGATTTTATCAAATATGTGGTAGAATATGCGCTCGATAATTGTTCTGACGATATTGAGTTTCTAGAAAATAGGTTAACCGAAGAGGATAAAAGCAAGCCCATGGTTGAGCGCAGTCCGATGCCATTAAGAGAGAAGCTCGCATTTATAGGTAAGAATAACTTTAAACGTGTTTCTTATACAGAGGCGATTGATATCTTAAGAAATTCTAAGCCTAATAAAAAGAAAAAATTTAAATACATCATTGAAGAATGGGGTACCGACTTACAATCAGAGCATGAGCGCTATCTGGTAGAAAAGCATTTTGAATGCCCTGTTATCTTATTTGACTATCCTGCAAAAATCAAAGCCTTTTATATGAGGCTAAATGATGCTGATAGTGAAGGTCGTGAAACCGTAAGAGCTATGGATATTCTATTCCCTGGGATAGGTGAAATAGTAGGGGGCTCACAACGTGAAGAACGTTATGATGTCCTTAAAGGAAAAATGGACGCGATGGGTATTCCTTTAGAAGAGTTAGGATGGTACTTAGAAATGCGTAAATTCGGTAGTGTGGTGCACAGTGGGTTCGGTCTCGGATTTGAAAGACTGGTTATGTTCGTAACTGGAATGGGGAATGTGCGAGATGTGATCCCTTATCCGCGTACTCCTGGAAACGCTTCTTTTTAA
- a CDS encoding outer membrane beta-barrel protein: protein MRFISLLLLFLLGTLSSVAQDKKQTENAIPSVVDSLYREDQFYVGLSFNLITEQPRSFSQNGFSGGLHMGFIRDMPINKRRNLAIGVGLGVSTNTYNSNLFIGEEPSGETIFSIIDDSIDIDRNRFNTNLIEMPIQLRWRTSTPTNYSFWRIYAGVKFSYIYYYKAKYKSGGNSVIQTDIPELNRLRYAATLTLGHSSFNAFVQYDLITLFRKDALIDNQRVNLQPIKFGIEFYIL, encoded by the coding sequence ATGAGGTTTATTTCCCTGCTTTTATTGTTTTTATTAGGAACCTTATCTTCCGTAGCTCAAGATAAGAAGCAAACGGAAAACGCTATACCTAGTGTAGTGGATTCCCTTTATAGAGAAGATCAATTCTATGTTGGATTATCTTTCAACCTCATCACTGAGCAACCCAGATCTTTTTCCCAAAACGGATTTTCTGGAGGTCTTCATATGGGTTTTATCAGAGACATGCCTATCAATAAGCGACGTAATCTAGCCATAGGAGTCGGACTAGGGGTTTCAACTAACACGTACAACTCCAACCTATTTATAGGGGAAGAACCTAGTGGTGAGACTATTTTTAGCATCATTGATGACAGTATCGACATAGATCGCAATAGATTCAACACCAACCTTATCGAGATGCCCATTCAGTTGAGATGGCGTACTTCTACTCCTACTAACTATAGCTTTTGGCGTATTTATGCTGGAGTGAAATTCTCGTATATCTATTATTACAAAGCAAAATATAAAAGCGGGGGCAATAGCGTTATTCAAACTGATATTCCAGAACTGAATAGGTTGCGCTATGCTGCAACACTTACTTTAGGTCATAGTAGTTTTAATGCTTTTGTGCAGTATGATTTGATCACACTATTCCGTAAAGACGCTTTAATAGATAACCAGCGTGTAAACCTACAACCGATCAAATTCGGTATTGAGTTTTATATTCTTTAA
- a CDS encoding 50S ribosomal protein L25/general stress protein Ctc — protein MKSITISGSKRESVGKKSTKALRNAGLVPCVIYGGDEPIHFSAEEKAFKKLVYTPDAHTVVLDLGKDGKFNAIAQDMQWHPVRELLLHADFYQIFDDKMVTMEVPVILEGISKGVLNGGVLRRNNRKLKVKALPANLPDFITIDITPMKIGNKRYVRDLRVDEYEIMHPDSVVVVMIKTSRTAVLEDEEEVEAGEVPSSQDEEATE, from the coding sequence ATGAAATCAATCACGATCTCAGGATCAAAAAGAGAAAGCGTGGGCAAAAAGTCAACTAAAGCCCTACGTAATGCTGGATTGGTTCCTTGCGTAATTTACGGAGGAGACGAGCCTATACACTTTTCAGCAGAAGAGAAAGCATTTAAAAAATTGGTTTACACTCCAGACGCGCACACCGTGGTTCTCGATCTAGGTAAAGATGGTAAATTCAACGCAATTGCTCAAGACATGCAATGGCACCCAGTAAGAGAACTTCTTTTACATGCAGATTTCTACCAAATCTTTGATGATAAGATGGTGACTATGGAAGTGCCTGTAATTCTTGAAGGAATTTCAAAAGGGGTACTTAATGGTGGTGTTTTACGTCGCAACAACCGTAAATTAAAAGTAAAAGCATTACCAGCTAATTTACCAGATTTTATCACTATTGATATCACACCTATGAAAATAGGAAACAAAAGATATGTACGTGACTTAAGAGTGGACGAGTATGAAATCATGCACCCAGACTCTGTTGTAGTAGTTATGATCAAAACTTCTCGTACAGCTGTCCTTGAGGACGAAGAAGAAGTTGAGGCAGGAGAAGTTCCTTCTTCTCAAGATGAGGAAGCAACTGAATAA
- a CDS encoding MotA/TolQ/ExbB proton channel family protein, whose protein sequence is MKRSLSILFTAAMTFGVAGVASATAFVQDATETKTTETFHQVLKKNFIDGGPGFMAIVLVCLILGLAIAIERIIYLNLSTTNSKKLAADVEQALKSDGIEAAKDICRNTKGPVASIYYQGLDRADESIEAAEKAVIAYGGVQMGQLEKNVSWVSLFIALAPMLGFMGTVIGMIGSFNSIEEAGTMEPSLVAGGIKVALLTTVFGLIVAIILQIFYNYIVSKIDSIVNDMEDASITLIDILVDYKNGK, encoded by the coding sequence ATGAAACGATCCCTTTCAATTCTATTCACGGCAGCCATGACATTCGGTGTTGCTGGTGTAGCTTCAGCTACAGCATTCGTACAAGATGCTACTGAAACAAAAACGACAGAAACCTTCCACCAAGTATTAAAGAAAAACTTTATAGATGGAGGTCCTGGATTTATGGCAATCGTATTAGTATGTCTTATATTAGGACTTGCTATTGCCATTGAAAGAATTATCTATTTGAATCTTTCTACAACAAACTCTAAGAAACTAGCTGCAGACGTAGAACAAGCTCTAAAAAGTGATGGTATAGAAGCTGCTAAAGACATATGTCGTAATACTAAAGGACCTGTGGCATCTATCTACTATCAAGGACTTGACAGAGCAGACGAAAGCATTGAAGCTGCTGAAAAAGCAGTTATTGCTTATGGTGGTGTTCAAATGGGCCAACTAGAGAAAAACGTATCTTGGGTCTCTTTATTTATCGCACTTGCTCCAATGCTTGGTTTTATGGGTACCGTAATAGGTATGATTGGATCCTTTAACAGTATTGAAGAAGCTGGAACAATGGAACCATCTCTCGTAGCTGGTGGTATTAAGGTAGCACTTCTTACAACTGTATTTGGTCTTATAGTAGCGATTATCCTTCAGATTTTTTATAACTACATCGTTTCTAAAATCGATAGTATCGTAAATGATATGGAAGACGCATCTATTACTCTTATCGATATTCTTGTAGATTACAAGAACGGTAAGTAA
- a CDS encoding ribose-phosphate pyrophosphokinase, with the protein MNYALQQDAKLFGCRQSMDLAAAIAGKYGATLGKVNFSTFSDGEFQPSFEESIRGRRIFIIGSTQPSSDNIMEMLLMMDAAKRASARHITAVIPYFGWARQDRKDKPRVPIGAKMIAKILESAGATRIITMDLHADQIQGFFEKPVDHLFASSLFIPYLKSLNLTDLTIASPDMGGSKRAYAYAKTLESDVVVCYKQRQKANVISHMELIGDVTGKNVVLVDDMVDTAGTLTKAADVMMERGAKSVRAICTHAILSGKAYERINNSQLLELIVTDSIPLKQESPKIRVLSCASLFAGVMQSVQNNESISDNFIM; encoded by the coding sequence ATGAACTACGCTTTACAACAAGATGCTAAATTATTCGGCTGTCGCCAGAGCATGGACCTTGCAGCTGCGATTGCAGGCAAATATGGGGCCACTTTAGGTAAGGTAAATTTTTCAACTTTTAGCGATGGAGAGTTTCAGCCATCTTTTGAGGAATCTATTAGAGGGCGTCGTATTTTTATCATTGGGTCCACACAACCTAGTAGTGATAACATCATGGAAATGCTTTTGATGATGGATGCTGCAAAGCGTGCCAGCGCAAGACACATTACAGCGGTGATTCCTTACTTCGGTTGGGCGAGACAAGATCGTAAAGACAAACCCCGTGTTCCTATAGGAGCAAAAATGATCGCTAAGATTTTAGAATCTGCTGGTGCGACTCGTATTATTACTATGGATTTACACGCAGACCAGATTCAAGGATTTTTTGAAAAGCCAGTGGATCATCTTTTTGCGAGTTCTTTATTTATACCTTATTTAAAGAGTCTTAATTTAACTGATCTTACTATAGCCTCTCCAGATATGGGTGGTTCTAAGCGTGCTTACGCCTATGCTAAGACCTTAGAAAGTGACGTAGTGGTGTGTTACAAGCAACGTCAGAAGGCAAATGTGATTTCTCATATGGAACTCATAGGTGATGTGACAGGAAAAAACGTAGTTTTAGTAGATGACATGGTAGATACTGCCGGCACGCTTACTAAAGCTGCAGACGTGATGATGGAGAGAGGAGCAAAAAGTGTTAGAGCTATCTGTACCCATGCGATTTTATCAGGAAAGGCGTATGAGCGTATCAATAACTCTCAATTATTAGAATTAATCGTTACAGATTCGATCCCATTGAAACAAGAAAGCCCTAAAATTAGAGTGCTGTCTTGTGCATCGTTATTTGCAGGAGTAATGCAAAGCGTGCAAAACAATGAATCGATCAGTGACAACTTTATAATGTAA
- a CDS encoding T9SS type A sorting domain-containing protein, with amino-acid sequence MKSNPITILLGWRFEKRINPEVVLFPTSNELLIFEARSHNICGWSEWKEYSVDLNVCDDDCSTANGNSGNSNSRSDNFIISPVRAITDITISFNVNPTWTCTPTQGLNGLLNQNADPFCEYHIMVEMYDLGNLRQVFIKRHNLGASFDISNLMPGTYILKMEHSGQQENHQIVVQ; translated from the coding sequence GTGAAGAGTAACCCCATCACAATCTTACTGGGATGGAGATTTGAGAAACGTATCAATCCAGAAGTTGTACTATTTCCTACTAGTAATGAATTACTCATTTTTGAAGCTAGATCACATAATATATGCGGCTGGTCAGAATGGAAAGAGTATAGTGTAGATTTGAACGTTTGTGATGATGATTGTAGTACTGCCAATGGCAACTCTGGCAATTCAAATAGCAGGAGCGATAACTTTATTATATCACCAGTCCGAGCAATTACTGATATTACGATATCTTTTAACGTAAATCCTACATGGACTTGTACTCCTACACAGGGTTTAAACGGTTTACTTAATCAAAATGCAGATCCGTTTTGCGAGTATCATATCATGGTAGAGATGTACGATCTAGGAAATCTACGTCAGGTTTTTATAAAACGACATAATTTAGGTGCTTCTTTTGACATTTCTAATCTTATGCCTGGCACGTATATACTAAAAATGGAACATAGCGGTCAACAAGAAAATCATCAGATAGTGGTTCAATAA
- a CDS encoding ExbD/TolR family protein, with translation MARRSAPEVNAGSMADIAFLLLIFFLVTTTIEVDSGIASKLPPPIEIESPPPPIKEKNIFQVVVNAENRLLVEDADMEIGKLTDAAVKFLDNGGGTDARNVCTYCRGDKNPKSSDNPKKAVISLVNDRQTSYKMYLAVTNELVRAYAILRDREAKRLYNETYQSMSKRSDDWPADEKETPEYLELQDRMENVRDLFPRNLSEAEPQNRE, from the coding sequence ATGGCTAGAAGATCTGCACCAGAAGTAAACGCGGGATCGATGGCAGACATCGCATTCCTACTATTGATCTTCTTCCTGGTTACGACCACGATCGAAGTAGATAGTGGTATTGCTAGTAAGCTGCCACCACCTATAGAAATTGAATCCCCGCCACCGCCAATTAAAGAAAAGAATATATTTCAGGTCGTAGTAAATGCTGAAAACAGACTGCTTGTTGAAGATGCTGATATGGAAATTGGCAAGTTAACAGATGCAGCGGTTAAGTTTTTGGATAATGGCGGAGGAACTGATGCTAGGAATGTTTGTACGTATTGTAGAGGTGATAAAAACCCTAAATCCTCAGACAATCCTAAAAAAGCAGTTATTTCCTTAGTTAATGACAGACAGACCTCCTATAAAATGTACCTCGCGGTTACTAATGAACTCGTAAGAGCTTATGCGATCCTAAGAGATCGAGAAGCAAAACGTCTTTATAATGAAACCTATCAATCTATGTCCAAGAGGTCAGACGATTGGCCAGCAGACGAAAAAGAAACTCCAGAATACCTAGAGTTGCAAGACAGAATGGAAAATGTTAGAGATTTGTTTCCTAGAAACCTTTCTGAAGCTGAACCTCAAAATAGAGAATAA
- a CDS encoding HTTM domain-containing protein codes for MRKTLGYMYGKWNRWLFTQVDNTALVLFRMLFGLLIACEAFGSIALGAVNKLFIEPDFTFTFIGFEFLEPLPGNWMYVLYALMGVAGLLVMVGYKYRMALLFYAISWAYVYLMQKSSYNNHCYLLMLLNFLMLLLPANRSASLDALWNPSFRKEHMSRWIYIFIISFLGIIYAYASVAKFYPDWLDGSFPKYLMSTRGRNFDILQQDWVHQAILYFGLFFDLLIVPFLLWKKTRWIAVVASVFFHVFNSVVFQIGIFPYLALSFLLFFFSTEVLHKRFLKKKSYYAAAEVLVPKTKNLIVFSGTVFLLAMLLLPLRHWIIEDDVLWTEEGHRLSWRMMLRSRAGSGVYYIVEKDTGKKTAVPLEYYLSPKQQRSVQSKPDFIWQFAQELKEIYAEEGKEIEVYADLKVSINGRIRKQFTDPKIDLTKEEWSHFKHHKWILPSSLYKENKPLKN; via the coding sequence ATGAGAAAAACACTAGGATATATGTACGGCAAATGGAATAGATGGCTTTTTACACAAGTGGATAACACGGCACTGGTTCTTTTTAGAATGTTGTTCGGGTTGCTTATTGCTTGTGAGGCTTTTGGTTCTATCGCATTAGGAGCCGTGAACAAACTTTTTATAGAGCCGGATTTTACCTTTACTTTTATAGGATTTGAATTCTTAGAACCACTTCCAGGAAACTGGATGTATGTGTTGTATGCTCTAATGGGAGTGGCAGGTTTATTAGTCATGGTAGGTTACAAATACCGCATGGCCTTATTGTTCTATGCCATTAGCTGGGCCTACGTTTATTTAATGCAAAAGAGCAGCTATAACAACCATTGTTATCTATTAATGCTGCTCAATTTTTTAATGCTGCTGCTTCCAGCAAATCGATCGGCTTCTTTGGATGCGCTATGGAACCCGTCTTTTAGAAAAGAGCACATGTCCAGATGGATTTATATATTCATCATTAGCTTTTTAGGAATCATATACGCTTATGCTAGTGTGGCAAAATTTTACCCAGACTGGCTGGATGGAAGTTTTCCTAAATATTTAATGAGCACTAGAGGTAGGAATTTTGATATCCTACAACAGGATTGGGTACATCAAGCAATATTGTATTTCGGATTGTTTTTTGACCTATTGATCGTGCCCTTTTTACTGTGGAAAAAAACACGGTGGATAGCTGTTGTTGCTTCTGTATTTTTTCATGTTTTTAATAGTGTGGTTTTTCAAATTGGCATTTTTCCTTATCTCGCTTTATCCTTTTTGCTCTTTTTCTTTTCTACAGAGGTGTTGCATAAAAGATTCCTTAAGAAGAAATCTTATTATGCAGCTGCTGAAGTTCTCGTCCCTAAAACAAAGAACCTTATTGTTTTTTCTGGAACAGTATTCCTTTTGGCCATGCTGTTGTTGCCCTTGCGACATTGGATCATAGAAGATGACGTGCTTTGGACTGAAGAAGGTCACCGATTGAGCTGGCGCATGATGCTGCGCAGTAGAGCTGGATCAGGTGTATATTATATCGTGGAAAAAGATACCGGTAAGAAAACAGCTGTTCCATTAGAGTATTATTTGAGTCCTAAACAGCAACGATCTGTACAATCAAAGCCCGATTTTATATGGCAATTTGCCCAGGAGCTAAAAGAAATATACGCTGAAGAAGGGAAAGAAATCGAGGTCTATGCAGATTTAAAAGTATCCATAAACGGAAGAATTAGAAAACAATTTACAGACCCTAAAATAGATCTGACAAAGGAAGAATGGAGTCATTTTAAACACCATAAATGGATCCTGCCTTCTTCCCTTTATAAAGAAAATAAGCCGCTTAAAAACTAA
- the pth gene encoding aminoacyl-tRNA hydrolase — protein sequence MLNWLKKIFVREPTITTVLNEEDPMKKFMIIGLGNPGAKYVQTRHNIGFKVLDEIAILKEAAFETLKLGDVVSITHKGKSVLLLKPNTYMNLSGKAIKFYMKQENIDIENILVVTDDLNLPFGTLRMKAKGTDGGHNGLKDTQITLNTPKYPRLRFGISDEFSKGSQVDYVLGEWNKEEKKDLPERLSTAVDMALSFTHAGLANTMNQFNGK from the coding sequence ATGTTGAATTGGCTTAAAAAAATATTTGTTCGTGAACCCACAATCACGACTGTTCTAAATGAAGAAGATCCCATGAAAAAATTCATGATTATAGGTCTGGGAAATCCAGGCGCAAAATATGTGCAAACCAGGCATAATATAGGTTTTAAAGTACTGGATGAAATCGCTATTTTAAAGGAAGCTGCTTTTGAAACTTTAAAGTTAGGAGACGTCGTAAGTATTACTCATAAAGGTAAAAGCGTCCTCCTACTAAAACCCAATACATATATGAACTTGAGCGGTAAAGCGATTAAGTTCTATATGAAACAAGAAAACATTGACATAGAAAATATTCTTGTCGTTACAGACGATTTGAATTTGCCATTTGGTACCCTGCGTATGAAGGCCAAAGGAACTGATGGAGGTCACAACGGTCTAAAAGACACCCAAATTACATTAAATACTCCTAAATATCCTCGATTGCGTTTCGGGATTTCTGATGAATTTTCAAAGGGAAGTCAGGTGGATTATGTACTCGGAGAATGGAATAAGGAAGAAAAGAAAGATTTGCCAGAACGCTTGAGTACTGCTGTAGATATGGCGCTATCCTTTACACATGCCGGACTTGCTAATACAATGAACCAGTTTAATGGCAAGTAG
- a CDS encoding bifunctional riboflavin kinase/FAD synthetase, translating into MNTYTNIDQYKTSKGAVVTIGTFDGVHQGHQKILERVVKRAHKDSLTSVLLTFFPHPRMVLQPDQDLKLINSIDERVALVASQGIENIVIHPFSKEFSRTTAIDYVKEILVDRLQAKVVVIGYDHRFGINRSASIKELKEYAAEFDFEVIEISKKEVEEVAVSSTKIRTTLEKGSIEITNKYLNRDFSIHGVIISGKKIGRTIGYPTANLSVKESYKIIPASGVYITSSMINGQRVYGMTNIGNNPTVSSDASQTIETYYLDLREDLYDKEMELFFHKRLRSEKKFHHLSDLVAAMQLDEKNTRIYVRQME; encoded by the coding sequence TTGAATACGTATACTAATATTGATCAATATAAAACCTCTAAAGGCGCTGTGGTAACCATAGGGACCTTTGATGGGGTGCATCAAGGACATCAAAAAATTCTAGAGCGAGTCGTAAAGAGAGCTCATAAGGATTCTTTGACCAGTGTTTTACTTACTTTTTTTCCACATCCTAGAATGGTTTTACAGCCAGATCAAGACCTTAAATTGATCAATTCCATCGATGAGCGTGTCGCACTTGTGGCAAGTCAAGGGATAGAAAACATAGTGATCCATCCTTTTTCAAAAGAATTTTCCAGAACTACTGCGATAGACTATGTGAAAGAAATTCTTGTAGACCGCTTACAAGCCAAAGTAGTGGTTATAGGTTATGATCACAGATTTGGAATCAATAGATCGGCAAGTATTAAAGAATTAAAAGAATATGCGGCCGAGTTTGATTTTGAAGTTATCGAGATTTCAAAAAAAGAAGTAGAAGAAGTAGCGGTAAGCAGTACCAAAATAAGGACTACACTGGAAAAAGGTTCTATTGAAATCACTAACAAATATTTGAATCGCGACTTTAGTATTCACGGGGTCATTATTTCTGGAAAGAAAATAGGGCGTACCATAGGCTATCCTACAGCAAATTTATCTGTAAAAGAATCTTATAAAATCATACCTGCATCAGGAGTCTACATTACAAGCTCTATGATCAATGGGCAGCGTGTTTACGGAATGACTAACATAGGTAATAACCCTACAGTTTCTAGCGACGCTTCTCAGACTATAGAGACCTATTATTTGGACCTTAGGGAAGATCTTTATGATAAAGAGATGGAACTCTTCTTTCATAAACGATTGAGAAGTGAAAAGAAATTTCACCATCTTTCAGATCTAGTAGCAGCTATGCAGCTGGATGAGAAAAACACTAGGATATATGTACGGCAAATGGAATAG
- a CDS encoding ExbD/TolR family protein has product MSKFKKKKSGALPAVNTASLPDIVFMLLFFFMVATVMRDDELQIENKLPQANQVEKLAEKKKIITIYIGKPNPNFTKQFGISEVIQLGDKISPVSDVQTFVNTKRNAMDEDDKDSMTVSLKVDQNSQVGILTDVKQELRDAMALKISYTSIEGDPLKNLKK; this is encoded by the coding sequence ATGTCTAAATTTAAGAAAAAAAAGAGTGGTGCATTACCAGCTGTAAATACAGCTTCTCTTCCAGATATTGTATTTATGTTATTGTTCTTTTTCATGGTAGCAACCGTAATGAGAGATGATGAACTACAAATTGAAAATAAGCTTCCACAAGCAAATCAGGTGGAAAAGCTTGCTGAAAAAAAGAAAATAATTACTATTTACATAGGAAAACCTAATCCTAATTTTACAAAGCAATTCGGTATTTCTGAAGTGATTCAACTAGGTGATAAAATTTCACCAGTTAGTGACGTACAGACTTTTGTTAACACTAAAAGAAATGCAATGGATGAAGATGATAAAGATTCCATGACCGTTTCTCTAAAAGTAGATCAAAATTCCCAAGTTGGAATATTAACAGATGTTAAACAAGAGTTGAGGGATGCTATGGCGCTTAAAATTAGTTATACGTCAATTGAAGGTGACCCTTTAAAAAATTTAAAGAAGTAA
- the rpoN gene encoding RNA polymerase factor sigma-54, producing MLKQSLNFKLSQKLSPQQIQLMKLIQLPTQAFEQRVKSELEENPALDDGKEKTDDEYDEFSNEEDYEDGNESIETDDINVDDYLSDDDIPEYRTKANNYSADDDEKSIPYAAGKSFTQTLLEQLNTRRLSEDHRAIAEFLVGSIDASGYIRRSLEDITDDLAFTMNLYTEVEEVEKVLKVVHELDPAGVGARNLQECLLLQLSRKRKTESIEIAIKLIRDSFDAFSKKHYSKIMAKYDITEDELRDAIDDIEHLNPKPGGSYAGGSTRVVEQVVPDFTIRIKDGELELTLNGRNAPELHVSRDYSNMLRGYKEAKEKTKSQKDAVMFIKQKLDGAKWFIDAIKQRQETLFVTMSTIMHYQQAYFQSGDERNLRPMILKDIADKIDMDVSTVSRVANSKYVDTPYGTKLIKVFFSESMTNTDGEEVSTREIKKILETVINDESKKKPLTDQKLAELLKEKGYPIARRTVAKYREQLDIPVARLRKEI from the coding sequence ATGCTTAAACAGTCACTAAATTTTAAATTATCTCAGAAGTTATCTCCTCAACAAATACAGTTGATGAAATTGATACAATTGCCGACTCAGGCTTTTGAGCAACGGGTAAAATCAGAACTGGAAGAAAATCCGGCTTTAGATGACGGTAAAGAAAAAACAGATGATGAGTACGATGAGTTTTCTAATGAAGAAGATTACGAGGACGGAAATGAGTCTATTGAAACAGACGATATTAATGTAGATGATTATCTGAGCGATGATGACATTCCTGAATACCGTACCAAAGCAAATAACTACAGCGCAGATGACGATGAGAAAAGCATTCCATATGCCGCTGGAAAATCCTTCACACAAACCTTATTAGAACAACTCAACACGCGCAGATTAAGTGAAGATCACAGAGCGATTGCAGAGTTTCTTGTGGGCAGCATCGATGCGAGTGGTTATATAAGAAGATCGCTGGAAGACATTACTGATGACCTTGCTTTTACCATGAATTTGTATACCGAAGTGGAAGAGGTGGAAAAAGTACTTAAAGTCGTTCATGAATTAGATCCTGCTGGGGTAGGAGCTCGTAATTTGCAAGAGTGTTTATTGTTACAGCTTTCGCGAAAGCGGAAAACAGAAAGTATTGAGATCGCCATAAAATTAATAAGAGATTCCTTTGATGCATTTAGTAAGAAGCATTATTCGAAAATCATGGCTAAATATGATATCACGGAAGATGAATTGCGGGATGCAATAGACGATATAGAGCATTTAAACCCTAAACCTGGAGGTTCTTATGCTGGTGGAAGTACCCGAGTCGTAGAACAAGTAGTTCCTGATTTTACCATTAGAATCAAAGATGGAGAATTAGAACTCACACTTAATGGGCGTAATGCCCCAGAGTTGCACGTATCTAGAGATTATTCTAATATGTTGCGCGGGTATAAAGAGGCTAAAGAAAAAACCAAATCTCAAAAAGATGCGGTCATGTTTATCAAACAAAAATTAGATGGAGCTAAATGGTTTATAGACGCTATTAAACAACGACAAGAAACCTTATTTGTCACCATGTCCACCATTATGCATTATCAGCAGGCGTATTTTCAATCTGGAGATGAGCGTAATTTAAGACCTATGATCTTAAAGGATATTGCCGATAAGATTGATATGGATGTTTCTACGGTTTCTCGAGTGGCAAATTCTAAATATGTTGATACGCCATACGGAACTAAATTAATAAAAGTATTCTTCTCTGAATCTATGACCAATACGGATGGAGAAGAGGTTTCCACTAGAGAGATTAAAAAAATTCTAGAAACGGTTATCAATGATGAAAGTAAGAAAAAGCCGCTTACAGATCAAAAACTAGCCGAATTGCTTAAGGAAAAAGGGTACCCTATTGCTCGTAGAACAGTTGCTAAGTACAGAGAACAATTAGACATTCCTGTTGCACGCTTAAGAAAAGAGATTTAG